A stretch of the Muntiacus reevesi chromosome 8, mMunRee1.1, whole genome shotgun sequence genome encodes the following:
- the RIPPLY3 gene encoding protein ripply3, whose translation MRPEAAAGAPEARGRVCHCAVDGPRGPPAPRGPESQTPWRPWTLTPQEAEPTRPGSELEPGGDQETFGSKGAFGFQHPVRLYLPISKRQEYLQRSGEKVLASFPVQATIHFYNDESDSEEEPEEDTQLSALQREEVADGSEGKAGDGAANPARRPGGLDGGGPPPDPGSPEAAACPSRV comes from the exons ATGAGACCCGAAGCggcggcaggagccccggaggcgcGGGGACGCGTCTGTCACTGCGCCGTGGACGGCCCCCGGGGACCACCGGCGCCGCGCGGGCCCGAGAG CCAAACTCCATGGAGACCTTGGACCCTGACCCCTCAGGAAGCTGAGCCTACCAGACCTGGAAGTGAG CTTGAGCCTGGGGGTGATCAAGAAACCTTTGGATCGAAGGGGGCCTTTGGGTTTCAGCATCCTGTCAG ACTCTACTTGCCCATCTCTAAGCGTCAAGAGTATCTGCAGCGCTCCGGGGAGAAGGTGCTGGCCAGTTTCCCCGTGCAAGCCACCATCCACTTCTACAACGATGAGTCCGACTCAGAGGAGGAGCCGGAGGAAGACACCCAGCTCTCTGCCCTGCAGCGAGAGGAGGTGGCCGATGGCTCAGAGGGAAAGGCCGGAGACGGGGCGGCAAACCCGGCACGGCGACCTGGGGGCCTCGATGGGGGGGGTCCACCCCCCGACCCTGGCTCCCCCGAGGCTGCTGCCTGCCCCTCACGCGTGTAA